One Delphinus delphis chromosome 3, mDelDel1.2, whole genome shotgun sequence genomic region harbors:
- the TINCR gene encoding TINCR ubiquitin domain containing yields the protein MEGLRRGLSRWKRYHIQVHLADEALLLPLTVRPRDTLSDLRAQLVGQGVSSWKRTFYYNARRLDDHQTVRDVRLQDGSVLLLVSDPR from the coding sequence ATGGAGGGGCTGCGGCGGGGCCTGTCGCGCTGGAAGCGCTACCACATCCAGGTGCACCTAGCGGACGAGGCGCTGCTGCTGCCGCTCACGGTGCGGCCGCGGGACACGCTCAGCGACCTGCGCGCCCAGCTCGTGGGCCAGGGCGTGAGCTCCTGGAAGCGCACCTTCTACTACAACGCGCGGCGGCTGGACGACCACCAGACAGTGCGCGACGTGCGCCTGCAGGACGGCTCGGTGCTGCTGCTCGTCAGCGACCCCAG